The following proteins are encoded in a genomic region of Brachypodium distachyon strain Bd21 chromosome 1, Brachypodium_distachyon_v3.0, whole genome shotgun sequence:
- the LOC100829270 gene encoding mannose-P-dolichol utilization defect 1 protein homolog 2, producing the protein MGQVNLTGAFGPIEKLRPEGNHSSSLSTATLSCAATGDRAAAQATPEKKRGESYRRRTRDAGKSSLVGEEGESRKREVSMVMWGDLGTMELEILGMNFGCVLSALADTKIPEKDCLLPLVSKLLGYCIVAASTTVKLPQILKILKHGSVRGLSVASFELELIGYTIALAYCIHKGLPFSAYGELAFLLIQAIILIVIIYYYSPPMGSKTWMKALIYCGLAPTVLAGKIDPGLFEILYASQHAIFFCARVPQIWTNFTNKSTGELSFLTCFMNFAGSLVRVFTSIQEKTPLSVLMGSAIGIVTNGTILGQIMMYQKPTLKKEKKEE; encoded by the exons ATGGGCCAAGTGAACCTCACGGGCGCTTTTGGCCCAATTGAGAAGCTCAGGCCTGAGGGGAATCACAGttcctccctctccacggCAACTCTATCCTGCGCGGCCACGGGAGACCGAGCAGCAGCGCAGGCaacgccggagaagaagaggggagAGAGCTACCGCCGTCGAACTCGGGACGCCGGTAAAAGTTCACTCGTCGGAGAGGAGGGCGAatcgaggaagagggaggttAGCATGGTGATGTGGGGGGATCTGGGGACGATGGAGCTGGAGATCCTGGGCATGAACTTCGGGTGCGTCCTCTCGGCGCTCGCGGACACCAAGATCCCTGAAAAGGACTGCCTCCTCCCGCTTGTCTCCAAGCTCCTCGGCTACTGCATCGTCGCCGCCTCTACCACCGTCAAGCTCCCTCAG ATATTAAAGATTTTAAAGCATGGAAGTGTTAGAGGACTTAGTGTAGCATCCTTTGAGCTTGAGCTCATTGGCTACACAATTGCTCTGGCATATTGTATTCATAAAGGACTTCCCTTTTCAGCTTATGGAGAGCTTGCTTTTCTGTTGATCCAAG CAATTATCTTGATTGTAATCATTTACTATTACTCACCTCCTATGGGAAGCAAAACATGGATGAAAGCTTTGAT ATATTGTGGATTAGCTCCAACAGTTCTGGCAGGAAAAATTGATCCAGGTCTTTTTGAAATCCTTTAT GCTTCGCAGCATGCCATATTCTTTTGTGCTAGAGTACCGCAGATATGGACAAATTTCACG AATAAGAGCACTGGCGAGCTGAGCTTTCTGACTTGCTTCATGAACTTCGCTGGTTCCCTTG TAAGAGTTTTTACCAGCATCCAGGAGAAGACTCCGTTGAGTG TTCTTATGGGTTCGGCAATCGGCATCGTGACAAACGGAACAATCTTGGGTCAGATAATGATGTACCAAAAGCCCACcctaaagaaagagaagaaagaagaataa